CGTGTGAAATGAAGAGGTATGTGAGTTCGAACTCGTCCTGGAGATCCTGCAGAAGGTTGAGGACCTGGGCCTGAACCGAAACGTCGAGTGCCGATACCGCCTCATCGCAGATCAAAAGCTTTGGATTGAGGGCGAGGGCGCGCGCCACCACGATCCGCTGTCGCTGACCCCCGGAGAATTCATGGGGATAGCGTGTCATGGCATCGCGTGGGAGACCGACGGCGTCGAGCAGTTTCGCCACCCTGGCCTCGCGATCGCGGCCATTATAGTGGATGTCGATGGGGGCAGCTACAAGATCGTTGACCGTCTGCCTTGGATTGAGAGATCCGTAGGGATTCTGGAATACGAGCGCGAAGTCTCGTCTGGCGATGCGCAATTCCTCTGGATTCAGGGCAGCAAGGTCTGTCCCTAGAAGTTCGATGGCGCCGCTATCCGGTTTCATCAACCGCATGACGAGACGGGATAAGGTCGACTTCCCACATCCGGATTCACCGACGAGCCCGACTGTCGTGCGCGCCGGGATCTCGAGGCTGACGTCGTCGACGGCACGAAACGCATGCGGAGTCGAGAACGCGCTTTCCCGCGTCCAGAATGTCTTCGTCAGGTTCCGGATGGTGAGGAGGATCTCTGCTTTCGGCGATGGTGCAACCTGCGCCTTCAGAGCCCGCGGTTCATTGACGATGCTTGCGATCGCGCCGGTCGCGTCTCGTCCGATCACGGGAAGGCGGGTTTTCGCCTGCGAGACGGACGGCATCGAAGATATGAGAGCCTTAGCATAGGCACTCTTTGGCCACGCGAAGAGGTCGGCAGTCGACGCTTCCTCCATAAGGTCGCCCCGATAGATGACTGCGACGCGGTCGGCGACCTCGTAGATTACGCCCAGATCGTGAGTGATCAGCATGATGGCCGCGCCGATCTCCTGATTGAGGCTGCGCAGTAACCCGAGGACCTGCTTCTGAACGGTCACATCGAGTGCGGTGGTGGGCTCGTCCGCGATAATGACATCGGGCTTGCAGGCTACCGCCATCGCGATCATCACACGCTGACATTGTCCGCCGGAAAGTTCGTGAGGATATGAGCGCATGCAGCGGGCCGGATCCGCGATCCCAACCCTTTCAAGAAGACTGCGAGCCCGTTCCATTGCCTGCCCGCGGGTGATGGCTTCATGAAGGCGGATCGCCTCCACGATCTGATCACCGCAAGTGAACACCGGATCGAGCGACGCCATCGGATCCTGGAAGATCATTGATATGCGCCGTCCGCGGAGCTTCCGCAGCGTGGCCTGACGCGCTTTCAGCAAGTCCTCGCCATCAAACTGCACGCTTCCGCTCGTCACGACCGCGTTGCGCGGAAGCAATCCCATGGCGGCGAGAGACAGAACCGTCTTTCCGCTGCCGCTCTCGCCGACCAGCCCCAGGATCTCGCCTGAAACCAGCGAGAGCGAGACGTTGTTGACCACGGCCCGCAAGCCGCTGTCGCCCTTGAAGGCAACTGAAAGATTATCAACCCGAAGAATTTCCCTACCCGGCATACGTCATCCGATCTGCGATAGGCTCTCCGGTGCCGGAGAGTTCGTTCCCATTGTTATAGGGTGCTTTTTGCACTTATCAGTCGCGATTAAGGCATAAATCGCCAAACATCGTCAAGTGATCGTCCACATATCTGACAGAAACTTTTCATTTGTGGAGTTTTCTGACGTTTTTCTGTAAATTTCTATCAGACGCCGCTTGTCATAAATCCAAAGCGCGCTTACCGTCGCAGCGAAACACACGAGTAATCAGTGGTCGTGGCCGGAGGATCAGCAATGCAACCAATCAATTCCCGTGTCGTAATGATCTCAGGAGCAGCGCGTGGCATCGGTCTAGCCATTGCCCGTGAGTTAGCGGAGCACGGATTCCGCCTCAGTCTTGGCGCACGCGACATCAAGATGCTGGAAGCTCATTTCGGCCTCCAGAGCGATCAGGTGCATTACGCTCACTACGATGCCTATGATCCAGCGTCCGCGGAATCCTGGGTTTCCTCCGCCGTTGACAGGTTTGGAAGGATCGATGCGCTCGTGAACAATGCCGGACTCGGCGAGCAAGTCTCCCTCATGGACGACAACGACGAGGCGCTCGACAGGCTGTGGGCAGTCAATGTCAAAGGCCCCCTCCGGATGACGCGCTTGTGCATGCCGCATCTGGAAGCCTCCTTATCAGGCCGCATCGTCAATCTCGCGTCGATGTCAGGCAAGCGGGTTCGAAATTCCTTCGTCGGATACAACATGACGAAGTTCGCGGTGATGGGCCTGACCCACACGACACGTCATGTAGCTTGGGAAAAGGGTGTGCGCGCCACTGCGATATGTCCGAGCTTCGTTCGCACCGAGATGAGTTCCTACACGAATAAGGTCAGCCCGGACGACATGATCGAGCCCGACACGCTGGCATCACTCGTCCGGACCGCGATTGAGCTTCCAAACAATGCTGCAATGGCTGAGATGCTGGTGAACTGCCGGCTCGAAGACACACTTTGAAAGGCCGGTATTCAAACCATGTCACGTATTATACCAGACGCTGTTCCTTCAGCGCAAACATTGCCAGCGAAGGTTGATGTCGTCGTCATTGGCGGCGGTATCATTGGTGTTTCAACTGCGCTGGAACTTGCCGAGCGGGGCGTGTCCGTTGCGCTCTGTGAAAAAGGTCTCATCGCAGGCGAACAATCCGGCAGGAACTGGGGCTGGGTACGCCAGATGGGCCGCGATGCGTCTGAAATTCCGCTCGCGATCGAAAGTCTTTCGCTCTGGAAGGGACTAAACGCCCGTATCGGGGACGAGACGGGTTTTACACAGACAGGGATCGCCTACCTGTGCCGCAATGTGCGCCAAGAGGCCGAATACGAGGCATGGCTCGAGCATGCGCGTGCGTATGGGCTGGACTCGCGCTTGCTCCGAAAAGAGGAGTTGAGGCAGCACCTTCCGGGCATGAGTGATGGCTTCACTGCCGCGCTACACACATCGACAGACGGGCGCGCCGAGCCTTTCAAGGCCGCACCAGCGATCGCTCGCGGCGCAATCCGTGCTGGAGCCCACATCATTACAGGCTGTGCGGTCCGATCGATAGAGCGCTCTGGGGGTGCTGTAAGCGGTGTCGTTACCGAGCGGGGGCGCATAGCCTGTTCTTCCGTCGTCCTGGCGGGGGGCGCATGGTCGAGACTGTTCAGCGGTAACCTGGGTGTCGACTTCCCCCAGTTGAAGATCCTCGCGACAGTCGCGCGCGCAACCTCGGTCGACGGCGTACCGGACATGCCCGTCGGCGCTGACAACTTCTCGTTCCGCCGCCGGCACGACGGAAGCTTCTCGATCGCGATGCGCAACGCAAACATCGCTCCCATCGTCCCTGACAGTTTCCGTCTCTTTTCCGACTTCATGCCGACACTGATCAAGGGATGGGGTGAATTGAAACTGCGCGTCGGCAGCAGGTTCATCGACGAATGGCGAACGCCACGATACTGGGCGGCCGACGAGATTTCACCCTTCGAACAGGTGCGAATTCTCGATCCGATGCCGTTCGAGCGGTTCAACAGGGAAGGGTTCGCACATCTCGTAAAGGCGTTTCCGGCCTTCGCAGACAGCCGCATCACGCAGAGCTGGGCTGGCCTCATCGACGTCACCCCCGATGCCATACCTGTCATAGGTCCGGCTGGCGGCATCCCTGGCTTCTTTATCGCCAGTGGTTTCTCCGGACACGGGTTCGGCATCGGACCAGGATCAGGGAAGCTGATGGCCGATCTCGTGACCGGGGCGAAGGCCTGTGTCGATCCCGCTCCATTCCGCTTCGATCGTTTCAAGAAGACCAAGGCAGCCTGATACGCTTGCTGGACCTTGGCCAAAGAGGGTGAAACCATGGCATTGAGAATTGGTGTTGATTCCGGCGGTACGTTCACGGACGTATGCCTGTTCGACGACGAAACTGGAAAGCTCAACATCTGGAAGGTCCCGTCGACACCGGATGACCCATCACGTGGGATTTCCAACGGCGTTTCCGAGGGACTTTCTACCGTTGGCAGCACGGCGTCGCAGGTGGCCTTCCTTGGCCATGGCACGACTGTGGCCACCAACGCGCTCATCGAGCTGAAAGGCGTGCCGACCGGGCTCATCACCACGGACGGCTTCCGCGACCTTCTCGAGATCGGGCGTCAGAAGCGGCCGAGTCTCTATGACATGCACGCGGAAAAGCCAGAGGTTCTCGTCAGCCGAGATCGGCGGCAGGAAGTGCCGGAACGCCTCACGTGCGAGGGTGCGGTCGATCTCTCCCTGGACGAGGACAAGCTGCGAGCAGCCGTGCGGAAGCTCTCGGAGGAGGATGTCAAGGCTGTCGCGGTCTGCTTCCTCTACGGCTTCCTGAACAGCGTGAACGAGCAGAGGGTCGTCGAGATCCTGCGTGAAGAGATGCCGGACGTGTTCGTCAGCGTCTCGCATCAGGTCGCGCCTGAGTTTCGTGAGTACGAGCGTCTCTCCACGACCGTGGTAAATGCGTATCTCGGTCCCGTAATGCAACGCTACATCGAACGCCTGAAACAGCGCCTTGCGGATCTCGGCGTGACGATCACTCCGCAACTGACCCAGTCGAACGGTGGTGTCATCGGTTTCGACACCGCTGCCCGCCTACCAGTACGCACGGTACTGTCTGGACCGAGCACGGGGGTCGTCGCAGCGCAGGCGGTTGGCCGCATGGCCGGATTCGAAAACATCATCACGTTCGATGTCGGCGGCACCTCCAGCGACGTTGCGCTGATGCAGGGTGGCGTATGCAAACTGACGGGCGAGGCCAACGTTCATGGCTACCCGATCAAGGCTCCGATGCTGGACATTCACACAGTGGGCGCCGGCGGTGGATCCATCGCGTTCGTCGACAGCGGAGGACTGCTGAAAGTCGGTCCTCGCTCCGCTGGGGCTGATCCCGGTCCTGCCTGCTACGGTCGCGGCAACACCGAAGCAACGGTCACGGATGCGAACATCGTGTTGCATACGCTCAATCCCATTGAGATCCTTGGCGGCCGCATGAAGGTTCGGCGAGACCTCGCCGTCGATGCCGTCCAGCGCCTTGCTGACAAGCTCGGTCTCGGTCTCATGGAGACGGCACAAGGGATCATCTCGGTGCTAACGGCCAACATGGCCAAGGCCATACGCCTCATCAGCGTCCAGCGTGGCCACGACCCCCGAGACTACGCCCTGATGGCGTTTGGCGGCGCAGGCCCGCTCCACGCGGCGCGGCTTGCGAAAGAGCTGGACATGAGCCGCATCATCGTGCCGCTGACGCCCGGCACCCTGTGCGCGCTCGGCCTTCTCCTGACCGACCTCCGTTCCGATTTCGCCATTTCGCGGCTCATGAAGGTTGATCAGGACGCGGTGGAGCCGATCATCAGTGGGTTCGAGACGCTCGAGGGCCAAGCTGAATCCTGGTTTGCCCAGGAAGGAATCGAAGCCGATCGTCGCGTCGTCAACCGCACTGCGGACATGCGGTACGTCGGTCAGAACTATGAGTTGCAGGTCAACGTTCCGGCCGGACAAGTCGATGAAAACACGCTGCAGGCCATGGTGAAGGGCTTCGAGAGCGCTCATCAGCAACGGTTCGGCTTCATTGCCGAAGGCGAACAGATCCAGATTGTGACGCTGCGGCTGGAAGCGGCAGGCTTGGTCAACAAGGCCGAGTTCGCTCCGACGGAAAGCGAAGGTCCGGATTGCCAGCCGGCCATCATCGGAAAGCGCGACGTGTACATGGACGAGGTCAAAGATTTCGTCGCCTGCTCGGTCTATGCACGGTACAGGCTGAAAGCGGGAAACCGCATCGAGGGCCCTGCGATCGTTGAGCAGATGGATACGACGACAGTGGTCCTCCCGAACATGCAGGCGACCGTAGACCCTTATCTCAACCTTATTTTGGAGACGCGGGCATGACCAAGATCGACCCGATCACCGTAGAAGTCATTGGCAGCGCGCTGACCTCAATCGTCGAGGAGATGGGCGAGGCGCTGGTACGGGCCAGCTACTCCACCAACATCAAGGAACGTCGTGATTGCTCCACCGCGCTGTTCGATCACCGTGGCAACACGCTGTGCCAGGCAGAACACATCCCTATGCATCTCGGCAGCTTCATCGGGATCATTCCACATATCAACAAACGCTACGCGGCCGACGATATCAAACCGGGCGACGTGTTCATCGGAAACGATGCGTACGAGGGAGGCGCAACCCACTTGCCCGACATCGTATTGGCCGAGCCCATCTTCCACGAATCGACGATGGTCGGATGGGCCGTGAACACCGCTCATCACGCGGACTTCGCAGACCGCGGTCATGCCCACATCTATCAGGAAGGGATCAGGTTGCCTCCCGTGCGGCTGTATCGCGAGGGGAAACTGCAGCGGGATCTCCAGGATGTGTTTCTCCTGAACTGCCAGGTACCTCACGAACGGCTCTCCGATCTGAGAGCGCAGATGTCCGCCAATGGGCTGTGCGTGCAGCGAATGCAGGACCTCTGCGCCAAATATGGTGCTGACAAGGTGCTCGCAGCCGGGGACGCACTCCAGGACTATGCAGAACGTAAGATGCGGGCAGGGATCGCAGCGATACCAGATGGTGTCTACAGCTTCGCCGACTACTTCGACAGCAACCAGTTCTCCGAAATCATGGAGCTCAAGGTCGATATCACCATCAAGGGCGATGCGATGAACATTGCGTTTGAAGCGCCGCCGCAGGTGCCTGCGGGCCTGAACGTTATCTACACCGCGCTGCTGGCGACGTGCTACTACGCGGTCAAGGCGGTCATCGATCCGACGATCCTGCCGAACGCGGGTTTGTCCCGTCCGATCACGGTCAAGGCACCTCTGGGCTCACTGCTCAA
This genomic window from Agrobacterium tumefaciens contains:
- a CDS encoding ABC transporter ATP-binding protein — its product is MPGREILRVDNLSVAFKGDSGLRAVVNNVSLSLVSGEILGLVGESGSGKTVLSLAAMGLLPRNAVVTSGSVQFDGEDLLKARQATLRKLRGRRISMIFQDPMASLDPVFTCGDQIVEAIRLHEAITRGQAMERARSLLERVGIADPARCMRSYPHELSGGQCQRVMIAMAVACKPDVIIADEPTTALDVTVQKQVLGLLRSLNQEIGAAIMLITHDLGVIYEVADRVAVIYRGDLMEEASTADLFAWPKSAYAKALISSMPSVSQAKTRLPVIGRDATGAIASIVNEPRALKAQVAPSPKAEILLTIRNLTKTFWTRESAFSTPHAFRAVDDVSLEIPARTTVGLVGESGCGKSTLSRLVMRLMKPDSGAIELLGTDLAALNPEELRIARRDFALVFQNPYGSLNPRQTVNDLVAAPIDIHYNGRDREARVAKLLDAVGLPRDAMTRYPHEFSGGQRQRIVVARALALNPKLLICDEAVSALDVSVQAQVLNLLQDLQDEFELTYLFISHDMSVVRHVSDTIAVMQKGKIVETGSAADVFDNPKAGYTRTLLSAVPKVGERSTALEAHR
- a CDS encoding SDR family NAD(P)-dependent oxidoreductase; the encoded protein is MQPINSRVVMISGAARGIGLAIARELAEHGFRLSLGARDIKMLEAHFGLQSDQVHYAHYDAYDPASAESWVSSAVDRFGRIDALVNNAGLGEQVSLMDDNDEALDRLWAVNVKGPLRMTRLCMPHLEASLSGRIVNLASMSGKRVRNSFVGYNMTKFAVMGLTHTTRHVAWEKGVRATAICPSFVRTEMSSYTNKVSPDDMIEPDTLASLVRTAIELPNNAAMAEMLVNCRLEDTL
- a CDS encoding FAD-binding oxidoreductase, with translation MSRIIPDAVPSAQTLPAKVDVVVIGGGIIGVSTALELAERGVSVALCEKGLIAGEQSGRNWGWVRQMGRDASEIPLAIESLSLWKGLNARIGDETGFTQTGIAYLCRNVRQEAEYEAWLEHARAYGLDSRLLRKEELRQHLPGMSDGFTAALHTSTDGRAEPFKAAPAIARGAIRAGAHIITGCAVRSIERSGGAVSGVVTERGRIACSSVVLAGGAWSRLFSGNLGVDFPQLKILATVARATSVDGVPDMPVGADNFSFRRRHDGSFSIAMRNANIAPIVPDSFRLFSDFMPTLIKGWGELKLRVGSRFIDEWRTPRYWAADEISPFEQVRILDPMPFERFNREGFAHLVKAFPAFADSRITQSWAGLIDVTPDAIPVIGPAGGIPGFFIASGFSGHGFGIGPGSGKLMADLVTGAKACVDPAPFRFDRFKKTKAA
- a CDS encoding hydantoinase/oxoprolinase family protein, translated to MALRIGVDSGGTFTDVCLFDDETGKLNIWKVPSTPDDPSRGISNGVSEGLSTVGSTASQVAFLGHGTTVATNALIELKGVPTGLITTDGFRDLLEIGRQKRPSLYDMHAEKPEVLVSRDRRQEVPERLTCEGAVDLSLDEDKLRAAVRKLSEEDVKAVAVCFLYGFLNSVNEQRVVEILREEMPDVFVSVSHQVAPEFREYERLSTTVVNAYLGPVMQRYIERLKQRLADLGVTITPQLTQSNGGVIGFDTAARLPVRTVLSGPSTGVVAAQAVGRMAGFENIITFDVGGTSSDVALMQGGVCKLTGEANVHGYPIKAPMLDIHTVGAGGGSIAFVDSGGLLKVGPRSAGADPGPACYGRGNTEATVTDANIVLHTLNPIEILGGRMKVRRDLAVDAVQRLADKLGLGLMETAQGIISVLTANMAKAIRLISVQRGHDPRDYALMAFGGAGPLHAARLAKELDMSRIIVPLTPGTLCALGLLLTDLRSDFAISRLMKVDQDAVEPIISGFETLEGQAESWFAQEGIEADRRVVNRTADMRYVGQNYELQVNVPAGQVDENTLQAMVKGFESAHQQRFGFIAEGEQIQIVTLRLEAAGLVNKAEFAPTESEGPDCQPAIIGKRDVYMDEVKDFVACSVYARYRLKAGNRIEGPAIVEQMDTTTVVLPNMQATVDPYLNLILETRA
- a CDS encoding hydantoinase B/oxoprolinase family protein, which codes for MTKIDPITVEVIGSALTSIVEEMGEALVRASYSTNIKERRDCSTALFDHRGNTLCQAEHIPMHLGSFIGIIPHINKRYAADDIKPGDVFIGNDAYEGGATHLPDIVLAEPIFHESTMVGWAVNTAHHADFADRGHAHIYQEGIRLPPVRLYREGKLQRDLQDVFLLNCQVPHERLSDLRAQMSANGLCVQRMQDLCAKYGADKVLAAGDALQDYAERKMRAGIAAIPDGVYSFADYFDSNQFSEIMELKVDITIKGDAMNIAFEAPPQVPAGLNVIYTALLATCYYAVKAVIDPTILPNAGLSRPITVKAPLGSLLNCTHPAAVDGRIIACQRVADLVQGALAKALPGKVTAAGNGACTGALFTGTREDGSLWVYLETIGGGGGARPTADGLSGIHVHMTNTSNLPVEALELEYPLTLLRYELVNGSAGAGTWRGGMGLRRVYRIEADCRCNVDGARFTVHPWGLNGGLEATGSDFDFGNDEHNLPGTVQLRAGQVIQIITPGGGGYGSPSGRSPEAVRRDVKEERITSDFAERVYSYRSVESHQQTAFA